A region of the Apus apus isolate bApuApu2 chromosome 5, bApuApu2.pri.cur, whole genome shotgun sequence genome:
GGGCCCGGCCGCtccgctcccgctcccgctcccgcacgggcccggcccgggccgcggggccgcggcggctCGCGGGGCGTGCCCAGGGCCGGCCGCTCCGGGaggggggcccggcggggcccgcgCCTGCCCCGGCCGCGGGAAGCGGGGGCGGGGAGCGAGCGGCGCTGCACCCGGAGACGTGGGCGGGAGGGCAGGAGCGCCGGGGCCGCGGTCGGTCTGGGGGGTTAGACCTGGTTTTCCGGGCTCGGAACCTCGGGCTGGGCCGCTCCTGCCTGGGGCCTTGCGTGCTGCAGCCTCGGCGCGGGAGCCCGGGAGTTCTCCCCTCGTGGGCGCTTCTTCCCTCGGGGCCGGGAGGGCCCGGCCTGCGGGAGCGGCGCCGGCGCAGCGAGGCCGGGCGGCGGGCAGGAGAGCGGGGCTGCACGCCGGGCTGGCAGGAACGCCTGGCTGGTGCCCTCCAGCCGAGACCGGGATCTTTCTCTCTTGCAGTTCCTGACAGAACTTACCAGACTCTTTCAAAAGTGCAGAACTTCGGGGAGTGTTTTCATAACGCTGAAAAAATGTAAGTTTTGCGTCTGTTACTGGATGAAGTTTTGATTCCCTTCGTGTAGGCTGAGGGCTTGGCTTGATGATCCAGAGGTTGTTTCCAACCAGAACGGTTCTGATTCTAAAGAGGTGTCCATCCCAGTGGGCGTTGGTagcatgtgttttaaaatatgcagcTGTAATTCAGAGTATCTGAAAACAAGAGTAGCTTACGGACAAACCGGTCATCTTAGATGCAGTAATAATAACCTTGAGGTTAAGACTGTATTTCAAACTGCAGGAAATATTGAGGCCTTCTAATTATTAAACAAGCATTGGAAATCCATAGATTTCTATACAAGAATTTTAGtattggttttttattttatgtttctctgGTTCCTGCCTAGCTGGCACTACTTGAGAAGTGTTCTAGGCTGCAGTTGGATGGGCCGCTGAAACAtaactgctgctgaaggaggcaGTTCCCACAGCATGTCAGGGGaaggatttgtattttttttccctggcagtTGCAGTTTATGGGACAGATCCTTCTGGGACTACAGAGGAAGGGGTCTGTGAACAATTTGGCAGCAGTGTCAGTTCAGATGTTCTTAAATTCCAAGGTGTTTTACACATCTTCTCATGTGCAATTCTTAACATCTCATGTCAGGAGGCATCCAGTGATTTTAGTGAATAAACACATGTAGTGAATAAACATTTAATGAATAAACCTCTGTCTTTCAATACAGACGATGGCCGAACAAAACCAGTCCCACGCAAAGGCCACGTAGAAACTTTTGAGCCAGCAGACAATAAGTGTCTGCTAAGAGCAACtgatggaaagaagaaaattagcaCAGTGGTAAGTGGTAACTTTGGGTTAGAAAGATTAGTGGCCCTACTTGTCTTTTGTATAATGCCACATATTTTAAGTGAAGTAACTACCCTCTTAATTCCAGAGAAACCATATGGTAGCTACACACACAGCTGAAGCTGGGCTGTTGGTGTTGCAGTTAGTCTTAAGGCTTATACTCAGTATTAAGGCTTATACTCAGCATTACAAATTAAACCATTGTTCATAATGTTGCTCTGTACACTGGATTTTGCTTCAGAAGGGTATTGCAGGGCAGCAGAAAGGGATCCTGCTGGTTTTCAGCAACCTTGGCTGTTGTGTGTTGAGCCAGGTGGCATTGTTTGGAGGGAAAGGGGAGACGGGCAGAAAGGAAACTTGCAGTATGAGGACAAATGGTGTGGCTCCAAGGAGAATAAAGGTCTTGCAGACTTACACTCAAGCCTCAGGTGACAAAGAGGAGTTTCCTATAGACCACGATGGAATTACTGGAGGTTCTTAAAACCCAGGAAAGAACTGGATGTTCCCAGACTGAAACAGCAGGAAAGGGATCCTTGTTTCCAGGCAAGAACATGTGGAGATTGCTAGACTCTTCTAAGCCTTCCTCTTGCTTAGCATACctattgttttttcctcatttgcagagctatttgtatttcagaaaatgttaacTAGAAGTTGAAAACCTGATGTGTGTTTACTTTGAATGAAAGACTGGGAAAGGCTTTAGTTGACTGTGATGTAACCCaaggaaaaaatgtcagtttaaGAAATGGTTGAGAGAATTTGGGCTACAACATATTTTTATGGCCCTACAAGTAAATGAAACCttccttaaaatgttttcttcacatTCTTCCTGTTTGAAAACACTGATTTGGGACAAATGGTGTCCAGAGGATTCTAAATTGGTGAGGTCCTCTGACATGTCAATACAGCCTACCTACCACTGAATGTGACAGGTTGATCAAACTGTTGATAAGTAGACTAGATGGTAACGAGTGAGTAAACACATAAAGATACTTGGTTTTTAAGAAAAGGCAGTGTTTTCTTGATTAACCTCCAGTATTGCTTTTGCAGGTGAGTTCAAAGGAAGTAAATAAATTCCAGATGGTAAGTTTTGTATgccttttatcttccttttctgtaggTATTGGGGAGGGGTCAGGAGGAAGCACTGCACAGCTGTGAATGGGTTGATTCAGTGCTGAACTGCCATACAGATTAACCTAAGACTACCCatatgtgtatttgtttttaaaaaaaatcccattgtattttatttaactttctgCATTGCTTTAGGAACAATGGTTTCCCAGAGTAGGGTGTAAAAGCATCTATCTCTGAGAAAATACAGATACCTTTCTGTtagcattatttaaaatgttacctCTAGTATATTGATATTTATGAATTCATTCTTTTAATGGTTCCAATTGTTGTTTCAGGCATATTCAAATTTGCTGAGAGCTAACATGGATGgcttgaagaaaaaagacaaaaaaagcaaaaccaagaagaGTAAAGCAACCCAGTGATGGAAGAATGTCCTGCTGTCAATGTAACAGACTTGATCCTTGCTCAAAGCAAAGTCCATTTCTTTTTGAGTTACCACTTGTCTTTGGCTTTCCTTCCAGCAGGATACTGGGATGTGATCAGTACTTTTGTTTAAACTGAAAGCAGGGTGCTTTCTGTGGACTGTTGTATGGCAGAAGTATTTACAGGTTTATACTGAAATAGCTTTTACACTCAGCTACCAACTAATTTTGTACTTAGACTGCTATTTGTTTTGTGTTATACAAGCAGGCAGTGTAAAACCTGTTTGGGGGAAACACAGGGTGAAGGGAAATGCACTGTACCAGGAGCAAAGAAAGACTGGAGCAGAAGTCTGTGATAGATGCCCAGAGTTTTAAAGATAAGCCTCAGCAGTACTAGGGAAAGCGGGTGCCAACATATTGTCAGgaacagcagctttcctgtttCTGTCTTACTTTGAGGGACATGGCTTATGATGCAGTGCAGATACCCCTAAGGCAGCCAGCACAGTGCCTGAGCTCTTGCAGAGCCAGGCAGTGCCTTTACTCCATGCTGATCCAGCTGTGATGAGCCTGGctcagggtggggggagggcAAGACTCTCATGTTCCCTTCAGACATGGCTTAAAAATGCTCATGTCACCTAAACTATTTTTTTGTAAAGCTTCATCTTTCAGTATATTCAGAGATCTGAATTTCCCCATACTTCACATCTTAAAGTAGTTCCTTTGTGTGAGCAGATGTAAAAGGTGAATACTTAATTGTTCCTATTAAACACAATGAGAAATGGATTTGGTTGTAATGACTGATGTGACTTGTCTTGGTGAAGGGCCAGGACTGCTACAGGTAACTGTGCCTTTAGGACTGGCTACCTTGATGCTACTGTTTCAGCTTTCACAGTTCTCAGAAGCTCTTGGTTTTGTCTTTCAGGTTACCTCTTTACACACTTTTACTTTAAAGAGGAAGACAAAGTGCAAGGGCAGGAAAAGCACATGTTTTGTAATGCAGTGAGCCTGCAGTGCTAAAGGCCATCATTTGAGTTAGAGAAAGAGACAGGAGTAAGCTATTTAAATAGAAAGTACCAGGTAGAGAAGGTGGGGAGGGATGGTAACCACCACTATACTAGAAATCCCTAACTTTTCTGCATATTCACTCCAGTATAAGAAGTAGTTTGCTGTGAAATACAGTTAACCATAGTAGCTGTAATTCGCCTCCAGACTTGCTCAGCTTCACATTTCCTGATGGAGTTGTGTTATAGTTTAGCTCCAAGATTATAATTACAAGATTCCCCTCATTACTATGACTTCAAACTTAATCTGACAACCCATGTGAAGAATACTGGTTATGGCTCTAGCACGTGCAGGTTAGCGTTTCTCTTAAAAGTCTTAGGTTTAGGTGCTTTTGGTCTGAAACAAGTTTTCCCTGTATCAGGTCTTCTTTCATCTcccaggaagctgctgcttgaTTTGACTGCAGAAGTACAGGCAGGACAAGTATAGGCAGCCAGGCTTGCagcaactctctcagcttgaaATCTACCATTTTtatatagaaattaaaatactaggtttaaaaaacaacaaaacaaaacattaaacgTGTAAAACATCTATCAATAAAGCTCAGTAGCCAAACATTTTATTACATAAAAACGCTTCTtcaaaaaggtttaaaaattaGAGTTGAAAAAGAATTCATCCCCTCTAATCCTTGAACTGAGGTTCTCATTTCAGTACTACTGCTGCATGTTGGTATAAAAGGCATTCTaaaactgtataaaaaaaaccaagtaGTTTTACACCTGCTGGTAATCTCTTGTGGCATAAGGGGCAAAAACTACATGCTAATACACATCTGTGGCTGTAGTCAGACTTGCTCCTTAATTGCctataaaacatttatttccactTTTTGACATAAATTTACAGTTTTACCTTACATGAAATTCAGTCTGGACACATAAAAAGGCATTAGTTGTCTGTCTTGCATTATGACCACTTTTTGAAATTCCTTTTGACAAAACACTGTTGCCTGTTACTAAAAGCATTCCAAAAAGATGCTTTAAAGACTAAAACAAAACCTTGTATTCATCTCGGGAACTGTACAGGATAAGTGCAGGAAccctggggagggaagaaaagagacttTTTAATCTTTGAAACTGCAGGTTCAAAAGCTACAATACCTGTGGCAAATCTTAACAATAAGCTAACAGCAAAGACTGACTAGAAAAGCAGTAAGTCTAGTTCCTTTGGCTGTGACTGCAGTGTTCCCTGTCACTCTCTGTCCCATGTTATCTAGCCTGTTTAGTTTTCATTTAGTGACCTGAAGGCTTACTGCCTAAGCAGTGTTCTGCACACAGGCAGCAAATGGGAAGACTTTGTCAGGGACTGCATTACATTCACACCCAACATCATATGAAAGACTGTTTGTCTGTAGTAATTTGGTACATTAGCTCAGAGCCTTGTGAGCCccatgaatttaaaaataaaaaaaaaaaagttttgattGATACTTAGTTGCCTTAGTAAAAATTAGCAAACCTGAAGCAATTTTGGTGCATctctaggaaaaagaaatcaaagtaaaTTTTTAGTCTCATTTAAAGGGTAAGTAGTACCTTCAAGCTGAACATTGGTTTAAGAAAACATGTTATAAATGAAACACACAACAGGATATAAATACCCAGGTCTCACTTAACTGTACTAATAATGCAATTAGAGGCTTAAAATTGGATGTGGCCAGACTATCTGTTTCAGCCTTGCCAAAACCCAACAAGGAGACTATGAGTGGAACATAAAATGTTCTTATacttggaaaacagaaacaagctTTACTGTACGTGTGGGGAGAGCATGCATCATGTTTGCTTAAAGCTGGGCAGTCTGTTAGCTGTGCCAGATTCCCTCCATTTTCCTTCAAAGCAGGAAGGCAAGCAGAGTTGCTCCCATCAGGGTTATGTAGTAGAATAGCAGTATATCTGAATGTATATAGTTGTTTGCTATTCAGTTTTATGAACAAAGCAGCAAATGGGGTCACTGTGGGAATATATTTTAGAATTTCTTGAAAAGGtgtataaaaatgaagaatttacATTTTACAACAAGTGAGGATTAAATGATCAGCAAACTCTTCCCATAGTACTCAAGGAACTGCATGTCTCctgaatatttccttttttgttcagggagagggaaaggggaggacAAATGAAGAACAGCTTATTTGGTAAAATTTGAATGCAGAAGTAATTGAGATGTTTTGTGTACCTCAAAGAGCTTAATCAATTTACCTCTTTTCCACTTTGATATTGTAAATTTCATCACAAATTGCCTGTAAGTACGAACATCTCTGTTTTGGCCATCGTGACATCAGTTGTCCTACAGTAGCATCAAAGGCTTGTTTATCTCCAtcaaactaagaaaaaaatagacaagGAACAACAGTACAGTCTTACATTCTCTTgtgaagaaaatacttctcCCAGTAAGATTCATTCTTTGGCAGGAACACTGTTTAATGTCAATGCGCCTTGGTTTCAGACAAAATTCATACAAATAACAACATGTCcaacttgatttttaattttttttaaagaaaatttaagaaTTTAGTGCTCAGTTTCTTAACACAGATAGTTTagccataaaaaaaaagcataagcaATTAAAAGGGTTCTACCAGTTTTGCATTGCTGGATAGAATGAGAACTGTGCTGTAGTCAAAAGTGACTGATGCAAGCTGATCaggtacttttattttttaagtaaaaggCGATAAACTGTCTTCAtgatttggacagactggattaaattaagtattttgaaaatgttttaaaatgttccgCTGGGTTCTGATAACCAGCCAAACACTGcttcagagcagcagatgtAAGGTACAAAGGTACTAAATCCACTTCCAGGCAGGATGCCATTCTTGAGTTTGTTCTTTTGAAGGGTGGGGAGGCATCCATCCCTCCAGTACTAAGTTCTGACTTTAAAGCTACTGCCATcactggaggaaagaaaaaagctttgtctttggtggtttttttcacctCATCGAGTAGTTTCTGACTTGTTAAAGGTGTCAGTGTAAAGATTTACATATCCCCTTTCTATCTTTGCTTTACTAAAAGATGTTTCAGCTACTCAAAACAATTGCCTCTGCTTTTCGGTCCTCATTCACTAACAGCTTCTAGAAACACCTCGTTGAAACTGCTATTCATTTTCTTAATGGTTTCTGAAAATGAGCAGTAAGACAATTTTTGTTCACTGGTCTTGGGGAAAACCAAACAGAGCTTTGGGTTAGGATTTCCTAATTGTGTCTTTTATTACTTGGGCTTTTGACAAAGACGTTTGTCTAGCCTCAGCCAAGCTCGTTGGGtaaaaaaaagtcctttcaaGTTCTAAAAACTAATTCAAACTCCTGGAAGGAGAGAAAACTACAATGGGGCAATTTTACATTCCACTTCATTAGGATCAGAATTTATCATATCATTTTCCATTAGAGTTTTAATAACAGTACTTAATTGCTTACCTCCAATGATAAGAAGTGTATCAAAGCTGCTTTTGGCAGATCTACCTGTAAAAATATCAAGAAACCAATACTTAACAGAGTTCTATTACCAGTTTGCCAACTAGAGATCACCTATACCAAAGGGAGTTATACTTTCTGATTTCCAAAGCAGCGCTTGTGCTGATAGAACTGGGTATTTACCAAGGTTTTAAGCATGTTACACAAATTCTTAATGAAAGATTCCATTATGAAAGTTCCAAACAGGCATAGGCAAATAGGCATTATGTTTCCTGAAAAGCATATACCATTTTCAAGTCCCTTGTGACATGGTCAGCAAAGTCTAAAAGCTATATACAAACAAATGCTCTGTTGGTTTAAATGTAAGAGCAAATCTTATTAAATCTACCACAGTAATTATCTTAAGTACAGCTTAAGAATTTACAACTAAATACTTGCTAAATTTCCTTCTATGCAACTGTTCAATACACACAATCTGAGACACTCTTCAAGTATTAAAGAAACATGCCATGCGTCTTATTTAACAAGAAGTTAGATTCATTTGGTATCTAAAGTGAAGCTGCTGGCAGTAGTTAATTTCAGATAGCAACTGCATTATCCAATTCAATCAAGAATTTGAAAAGAATTCAGGCTTCTGCCAAATACTTACTGCTAAAATCTCAATCTCACTTGTTTTCTGTTGCAAGCTAGAAACAAATGTCTGAAGTCTTGTTTGCACCTGCCAACAAAAGACgggcaaaaataaaatacactgctTGTCTGACACAGGTAGGGAACACTTACTTTCTGTTTCATAGATGATGAGAACAGAAGAGGCTGCTTCTAACACAAGATGCAGAACTAcataatatataaattaaaattaatgtttaatgTAATTTTCGGTAACAATTCTACACTAATCCTTGATGAGTAGACAGGAAGGAGACTGGGGCTGAGACACTCTTGCAGCAATGGGTGAAGACTTGAAAATACTGGTACTGTACTAAAGCAGGTAAGAGTGCACCTCATAATGAGAATTCTCACTTACATAGTTAAAAATGGCCTTTCTGCTTCTGGGTGTTAACTTTTCAGAGCAATGCGAGAACCTGTGACTGGACACAGTGAATCAGCTGTAGAAGGGCGACTGATTTGAAAGCCAAACCAAAGTACAGGTTATACCTTCTAGCACTCTCTCAAGAGCAAGCCAGTGATGCCACAAAGACAAGCACTTCACAAAGGTAGTTGCAGCCTTGCACTATACTGTGTTTTGACCCTTGGAAGATgcttttatatattaaaaacccAGAAGCAGCAAGTGTGTTTAGCTCAAAGCTCAGAGAATAGCATCCACTTCTTTATTTAGGTTCCAAGAACTATTTATAGGGAGGATTTTTTGTTCCATACCTAAATTTGGACTAAAATCGGGATATGATTACAGTTCTGTTTACCAAGTACTCTAAATATCTCAAAGCCAATAATTCTAAATGAGCAAACTCTGACAATTTGTTTCTATCATAATTTAATCTTTCATAAGTTTATAGAATGCCACAATTCAGGcagggtgggttgttttttgttttgtttgttgttgtgtttttttttaataagcaattTTTTCTTAGGCCGTTACTTTGAGACAACATAATGAAATACATAGAGTATCTGTTACACACATACTACAAATCAGAAGTATGTTGAACTTGCACCTTTAACACActtcagcatttatttaaaaaaataaaaaaggaaaattccagAACCATGTTTCCTATTAAAGTAAGATTTCTAATATATGTACAATGATGGCTGAGCCAGAACGTCATCTATAATGCCCAAGAtccaaaatgttaaaaaaaaggaggtCTTTTTAGTTCACAGTCTCATTTACAAGTAAAGAACAAACAGGATGTATTTCTGTAAATTAGGTGATGCTATCATTCAAGTAACTTGTAAGAATCACTTCTTGGTTAACAACTTGATGTGTGTGTTACCTGAATTT
Encoded here:
- the SRP14 gene encoding signal recognition particle 14 kDa protein, whose product is MVLLESEQFLTELTRLFQKCRTSGSVFITLKKYDGRTKPVPRKGHVETFEPADNKCLLRATDGKKKISTVVSSKEVNKFQMAYSNLLRANMDGLKKKDKKSKTKKSKATQ